The nucleotide window TCGATTACTTGctattagttaaataaagttggaggtatgacaaaaaaaatttggaattttttaaatttttagcttttattttgcaacatttgtacaacataaatttattcaaagtattggccattggcCAGTCATAGCTAAGacttttttccatctttctggcatcctatggattccgagccaaaataactgtcAATTTgcaatactctgttccaaagggAAGCGTAGctcagagagagcattctgcatctatcgaaacaaataatagtcggacAGAGCAAGGTCCGGACTCTAAAGCgagtgagacaaaacttcccaaccacttctttgtaaatagcttttaacaggtattgcaatatgtggccgagtgttgtcataatggaatattaagctttcatgtctggccaatgctcgctttaacCCTTGGAGGTATAGGGATTTTTTGGcgctattttattttaaaggaaacaaaacaaatattatgtACGGCATATTATATGCGAATACCTGGCATGTGAATGCTGTAAACGAACCGGCTTTTTGCAATATATGCAATTAAACCGTGCTTTTTCGCTGTTTTGTGTCCAATTTATAACAAAGTGGTCACGTAAACTACATGAGGAGAATACAGTGTTGGTCATATACACCGAATAACATATTGAAAAACAAGGCTAACGGCCATCGGTTTGTGGATCGTTTGGAACTCTAACCACCAACCATCTGATCCATGATGTACACTCCGGATTTATACATATTGTAATCCAATATTTTAAATGGATTCTGAGCTGGTTTCGATGAATCTACGAGTGCGACAAGACTGCGACATTATTGTTGTGGTAATATAATAAAGTTCTCAATATCTCACTTTAAGGATCCAACATCTCCTTCGGTATGCATGCTTTGTTTCTTCGCATGGTTCCTACATAACCCAACCGTTTTGTCATCAAAATCGTGGCCAAATCATTTGCCAGAAAATTGTATCAGCATATATTGTTCGTCCAGAACCacaatattttccaaacaatttcaGAACAACGTTCTCGCCTAGATTTGCCGCACGTGCTTCGTTTGCTTGTTTTTCAATATAGATTATTCCTTTCCGTGGGTAATTGGAATTGGAGTCGAATATCCACCAGATTTCTATGCCGTATTTGACTGGTTTTGATGGAATATGTTCGAAGAAGCGCGTCTGGCTTCTGTACGGAAACAATTGCTCATAAACTGTTATCTGGCTATCCGGAACATATCGACGCTCCAAGTTGTTCATGAGCATGTTCCAAACGTCGTCGATGGCGGCCGATATACTATCTCCTAGTCGAGCGGATCTTGTACTGCTATTGTCAAATCGATTGTATTTGAGAATCATTTTATATCGGATACCAGACATCGTCACCTGGTAGATTGGGTTTCCATTACTACAACACAAGTCAGAAGCAGGCTGATTGTTTGACCCATACATGCCGGAAAACAATGTAAGGcaaataaaatcatatatttcGTTTTCCGACACTGGAATTAACACACAATTTGTTCACAGGTCCTGGTTATGTCGTTTgaaccaaaatatttgaaaatgtgtaTTAAACCGAATCCAGAACCACAAtcgatttgatttttttctcattGTGCCCGGTGAATGTTGCTCCAGGAAGTCATGAAAGGATTTGTCTTTAACACGAAAAACAATAAAgcattggtgtcgattcggctgtttgcctaggcttcacatacgatctcttacgcttcgggttatcctAGTGTATCCAtgtttcatcgcaagtaatgagtCGGTGCAAAAAAAGATTTCCTTTTTTATCGTATTTCGAGGAATCTCGGCTTATATTCTTAtgttacccaattttcctgcttgaaaatctcccaatgattttgcaagctcttgttgaatttttcaacaatcttcatggaataatgcctgcaattcttggtcttcaaacttgtttggctacCCTGGCCGATcattgtctttcgtgtcaaaatgaACACTTCTGAAAAGCACATCAGTTCCGACGTACGAGAGATGGACGTCGGAACTGATGaaacacatttaccataagcacatttaccttcaccttcgtgagaagggtataaataagtttgtcattccatttataatttccacaatataattttctgatCCTATACAGTATATTTAttctagatccttatagatagcggagtcgattaagccatgtccgtctgtctgtctgttgaaatcaattttctaaagaccccagatatcttcgttatccaaatcttcaataattctgtcagatatgctttcgagaagtttcctatttaaaataagcaaaatcggtgtacaaatggctgagatataaggaaaaaaccaggacaacctctatttttgacctatatctggattactaagtcattaatatagacaatatggatatctaatgatagatatttcaatgacctttgcaacgacgtatataagaccataagtaagttggacctacgatgggttaaaatcggaaaaaatattttttaaaccgaatatttttttttcacaaaaaaaaatttttaaatttaaaaattttaaaaacaattcgaaaaaaaatttttttacaaaaaattaaaaaaaacaactttgtttacctaaaaatatttaaaatttttattttgaagtataatttggtgaagggtatataagaatcggcacagccgaattagctctcttacttgtttcaaattaaagaagtaaagcaaaacttccagcatatgacgctttgttggtacaaaattcaacattttcgaagcaaataaaaaactttgaaatgacatataaattattgaaaacaaaaaccgcattcaaaagatactctatctcttataaatcccacatttttaattcatatacCCAATATTTTGCAGGTCATGATGACATCCGAGGAAATGAAATTGCGATTGATCGTGCAAGAGACACAACTCAGATGATCTAATATAACGACTTAGAAAATCCAGAATTTTCCGGCACTATCTAGCAAAGGAAAAAACCAAACCCCGACTTTTGGTAGGGCTTCGATCAAGCTTGGGTTACCCAAGTTTTAGCTATTctagaagttgtttagatgagGAAGAGGAGAAATCAGTACAATACCTTCCACAAGAGCGTAGACTAATACATATTGACAGTTTTCATAGATGGATAGCTACTGGAGCTTGTGACTCATAAACGAAAGCCTAACGAATGCAGCATCTTTCGAGTTGAGATTCTGGCATTATTATGGCTGAGAAAGTAAATTCATATATTTCTATGCGATTTGAGCCACTTCTATCAAATTTTTCAATGGTTATGGTTTGCAGAGCaagataaaatattaaattatcaaCAGGAAAcgagtgcacagtggggcagaatcgaaattttttggaaataaatctggcatttctaaacggctggtccgagcgagataaaatttgaatttggtgtagccaaggagtattcgagtttaagttattaaaatgggccctataaatgctccaggggcggcgctatgggggctcaaagtagggtaccttcgacatgtaaaatttttaaacacgtgccatgtttttgtttcccatccgatttcaaagaacttaaatatttttggaaagcgctcggcttgcgtgtgctatttatctcttataatttcctatttataggcatttcaaaattgaaattttaaaatttgaccataccttggtccgcttttttaaaaatataggacgcacttttggaccgcatggactcgaattttttttttgttagttagacaactaaattagcaataacatgcaaaagatttcagagcaatatcaattacgaatccaaaaataatcgattttcaatttaaaaataaaaaaatagtaaatttttgctgttttttggacaaaaaggtgacataactctttttatattaaaaaaacaactttctttaagaacatataacaattttatgtttttctataaagtttctttacggagaacattttggtataaaaaacatgtcctatttttcgaacatgtcggctcTATGCCCTTTAGAAATTGAACTatcttttaagaaaatttcaactttgggccacattttCTAAAATCCCAAGGCAGGGATTAGAAAAccgaaagcagctttggaaaccctgatgtattccctatttatccttaaagtattttcccagctccaaaggaaatgtgaaccctattggcaaaattgtaaaaaatactatttttggaatttttgcttaaatttttaggaattgcgagattccctttgaccttatGGCAAGTTTTtgtacaccttgttatttagaatgacaaacttaaaaaacgctgaaaatttcattgagtttcgttaataaataaagattttattatatattacatattcattgagtttctaaaactaaaatttatatcaaaattttaataggattgcaaatattaggaacaatttgatccatatttattccgagctatacttttttgtttagataagttaatctttggtcttacaaaaaaaattgcaagtcaatatctcaattagattcaaaaatatgccactttaaaactccgtccttcaaaaaaattgcactttttcatacacTCGAGTGTGATACTTATATTTCAAACCATCAACCATTTTAACGTTTGCTcatgtttgttttctattgccaTTTTACTGAAACCAGCTGATTCTAATCTGTATCcgattttacacaaattttcagCATGACGGAAAACAATTTCAGACCTTGACAGCATCGAATatccaaaaagtgcaaaataagggcccccaaaaaatatatttacatatttatcatCTAATTGTAGCTTGGAAAAgggttttatttaaagattttggaAGTTGTAGCAACATATAAAGtaagtattattaaaaattattccaaTTTTGCTGCAGTTTTGCGACGAATCATGAAGATAATAGTTTTATGAGAATAATTGACACCGCCAAAAGTATGCCAATAACAACCCTTTAAATCGCCATCATATTTACCACGCAGATACTTGCCAGTAGGATTTCTAAAAGCACAAAGTTTTATCATAAACTTATTctgaacatttaaatttttaacaacttaCGCATCAGAACAatccttaaaccaaaaaccaccTTCACGGTCTTTAGCACAATTGCTAGACAATGAGTCATTATCATTGTCATATGTACTGAATTTGTAGCCAAGTTGTCTAAACATACTGTCACCAGCAGTACCCCAATAACGGCCCAGTGTCTTTAATTTGTATTGTTCACTGCCATTGCCTATAGCGAAATTGTCATAACGTGCAAACTTTGTTACACCTTCAAAATTTTCCACATAAACATTTAATTCCTGTGGCCCATAGTAGTTTGTTAGAGCATAAAGATTATCCAGGCCAATCCAGTATTCTCCGGCCACATCACCAAAACCTTTAACATAATCCTTCCAGGATCGGTTAAAATTCTCGGTGCCATCTTGACGTCTTAAAATATACAACCAATCGCCTTCATAATTGTCATAATCACAATAAACCGTAAATGTCCGATTGCTATAGCGTGTATCGGTAATATTATAGATGCCCGTACGACGAGTGCATTCAGTGGCTTCGGCACAGCAGCTGGGTTGCACATCTGTAGCGCAATGTTTGGGCATGGCATCGAAACGTACATCAAATATGGACTTTGAATTTTTAGGTGGTTTTTCAGGGATTTTCTTATTTTCGTTCAAGTTTAAATGtctgaaaattaattaattatcaatttttatacTTAAACTTTATAATTAAGCTCACCTTTCGGCTATTATATCCAAACGTGTGTTTTGAATTTCCAACGATTGTTTTAGGTTTTcgatttgtgaaaataaatgcaaatacaTGGCATCCCAATCGCAGTTTTCGCCATTCTAAAAAAGAGATAAAAGCTATTTATCGGTTgtataaaatccttaataaatattaccCCATTctgaattaaaataacaaaattaaatgttaagaaaaaaatatatttaaaaaacattttttttaattgagtaAAATCAGTTAATgcctttaaagttaaatttcaaATGAGAGCAGTCTTGCAAACGaaactatttatatatttttgcttaagcAGAGGTTCTGCAATATTTTACACTGCACCTTGTCAATTTACTAGTGTTTCAATTGGAGTTTTATTGAAGTGTTTTCATTGTTCCTAGTGGCTtaattatttttgcattaaaatttaaatcatcaTTTCAATTGCTAGCTGCTTTTATGCATATTAAGCTTAAGCATAGGGAACCTCTGCGCGATAAAAACAgcttttaagtttaaatttttaagcttAACTCTAACATTATTGTAAATAATTCTTATCatgtttgaattttgtttttctttctttataaaAACTGTTATCTGTGCAATTATTCATAAAAGTCAAGTTCAAGTACAAATAAGAGAGTAATatataagagagctatattcggctgtgccgaatcttatatacccttcatcaaattatacttcaatataaaaattttaaatatttttaggtaaacaaaatttattttttcttccaaagttgtttgtttttaattttttttcaaatttttaaatttaaaaaaaaaaatttattttttaatttttataaattttaaaaaatttgttttttttaaatttaaaaaaaaaaaatttttcttccagttgttttttttaatattttggaaatttttttttttaaatttaaaaaaaattttttgttttttaattttttaaatttaaaaaaatttgtttttaaattttataaatttttaaaaaaaaaattttttggtgaaaaaaaaaattcgggttataaaatattttttccgattttgacccattgtaggtccaatataggtcgttgcaaaggtcattgaaatatctatcattaggtatccatattgtctatattaatgacttagtaatccagatataggtcaaaaatcgaggttgtcctggttttttccttatatatcagccatttgtggaccgattttgctgattttgaatAGGAAAcctctcgaaagcatgtctgacagaattattgacaatttggatgccgaagatatctggggtctttagaaaattgatttcaacagacagatatacggaaatggcttaatcgactccgctatctataaggatccagatatactttatagggtcggaaaattatattgtggaaattacaaatggaatgacaaacttatatatacccttctcacgaaggtgaagtgtataataaaattgtatacccaccatcgaTATAATACGGCCACCGATTGTTGTGCATTTGGTATACAATATTTATGTGGTTCACACGAATTGgttagttttatgtttttattagtAGCAAATATCACTGGTAAATTTCAAATTGCTAGATTCCTGTATTTAAATGTTATGGGGTTCAAAATATTGCAAGTCCAAATAAAGATTTTCATATACAGTACACTCTctataatatgaactaattaaaaccaggccagttcacttttgcaagattgttcatatttgcgaatgatATCTAATTCCCATCAACAGGTAGGGaagtccaaaaattattaagcagtGGAATTAGTATTTAGCCACTACCCTGTTTATTTAGATTTCAACTTtgtgtagatagataaaatacgttaaaaaaacaaaaaataagttgttcatattttaaaatgct belongs to Calliphora vicina chromosome 4, idCalVici1.1, whole genome shotgun sequence and includes:
- the LOC135958264 gene encoding fibrinogen-like protein 1, with protein sequence MFFKYIFFLTFNFVILIQNGNGENCDWDAMYLHLFSQIENLKQSLEIQNTRLDIIAERHLNLNENKKIPEKPPKNSKSIFDVRFDAMPKHCATDVQPSCCAEATECTRRTGIYNITDTRYSNRTFTVYCDYDNYEGDWLYILRRQDGTENFNRSWKDYVKGFGDVAGEYWIGLDNLYALTNYYGPQELNVYVENFEGVTKFARYDNFAIGNGSEQYKLKTLGRYWGTAGDSMFRQLGYKFSTYDNDNDSLSSNCAKDREGGFWFKDCSDANPTGKYLRGKYDGDLKGCYWHTFGGVNYSHKTIIFMIRRKTAAKLE